The Candidatus Dormiibacterota bacterium genome has a window encoding:
- a CDS encoding SAM-dependent methyltransferase gives MEQAEPVIRNISDTANWAAVYRARETARPDALFRDPFARRLAGERGEQIFASMPARDRNEWAWVTRTFLFDQIITDQVGQGVDMVVNLAAGLDARPYRMPLPASLKWVEVDLQDILDYKEELLRGERPVCALERIRLDLANVEARRALFGRLGRGARRALVITEGLLVYLPADDVGALARDLAVPPAFQRWVLELVSPGLLRMMQKRMGSRLDRASAPFRFGPAEGPEFFAPHGWRPADVRSLLQEARSRGRLSFVMRLLALLPESNGHQGSRPWSGVCLLAKTGA, from the coding sequence ATGGAACAGGCCGAGCCGGTCATCCGGAACATCTCCGACACCGCGAACTGGGCCGCCGTGTACCGGGCCCGCGAGACCGCGCGTCCCGACGCCCTGTTCCGCGATCCGTTCGCGCGGCGCCTGGCGGGCGAGCGCGGCGAACAGATATTCGCCTCGATGCCGGCCCGGGATCGCAACGAGTGGGCCTGGGTGACGCGCACGTTCCTGTTCGACCAGATCATCACCGACCAGGTCGGGCAGGGGGTCGACATGGTCGTGAATCTCGCCGCCGGGCTCGACGCGCGCCCCTACCGGATGCCCCTGCCCGCATCGCTGAAATGGGTCGAGGTCGATCTCCAGGACATCCTGGACTACAAGGAAGAGCTCCTCCGGGGCGAGAGGCCGGTCTGCGCCCTGGAGCGGATCCGCCTGGATCTGGCGAACGTCGAGGCCCGGCGCGCCCTGTTCGGGCGGCTGGGCCGCGGAGCACGAAGGGCGCTCGTCATCACCGAGGGGCTGCTCGTCTACCTTCCGGCTGACGACGTCGGCGCCCTGGCCCGGGACCTCGCGGTCCCTCCCGCCTTCCAGCGCTGGGTCCTCGAGCTCGTTTCGCCGGGGCTCCTGCGCATGATGCAGAAGAGGATGGGCTCGCGGCTCGACCGGGCCAGCGCCCCGTTCCGGTTCGGTCCGGCCGAGGGTCCGGAGTTCTTCGCCCCTCATGGCTGGCGGCCGGCCGATGTGCGATCTCTCCTGCAGGAGGCCCGGAGCCGTGGACGGCTGTCGTTCGTGATGCGCCTCCTGGCGCTTCTTCCGGAGTCTAATGGCCATCAAGGATCGCGCCCGTGGTCGGGCGTCTGCCTTTTGGCGAAGACGGGAGCCTGA
- a CDS encoding trypsin-like peptidase domain-containing protein → MVRRMSPCWILVLVALLTAATAASAAPPGSTTSSNRSVAAETFVGGMTADEEAAGMAVLHGWLVQEMPAGVLENAIRVSLNAQEKGELQKRQQEKGGPAVVGRTKLISQVVRFSAVDAALLSATPRLVGHGVLRATTDGGFVWAAAVESEGAAALRVHLGGLNLPDDADLFFFNEQGQAFGPYSGKGPNRDGEFWTDTVIGSRGVVLLRHYGPDGAADLKRVSFVIADAGHIGQAFIESLGRSISPESFCSFNVPCIENASCHNGTPADPVKNAVALEQWVSGAFIYTCTGSLLNDTVTTSQIPYLLTANHCINRAQDAGNLQAYFQFTLPCGMTNCPAQTNPGGQQRLGATIKATGTGGDFTLMQLNQVPPGGSTFLGWNNTAIANTNNALLYRISHPAWAPQAYSAGHVDTSAPTCTGWPRGERIYSRTTAGGTEGGSSGSPVVNAGSEVVGQLSGACGTNVNDDCDQANNATVDGAFAFYWPSVQPFLAPGGTCTPTPEVCNDGLDNDCDGLTDCADPNCSTDPACQSTCGAKGTSCTSASQCCSNKCSGPVGRKTCK, encoded by the coding sequence ATGGTCCGCCGCATGAGTCCTTGTTGGATTCTCGTCCTGGTCGCTCTTCTGACCGCAGCCACGGCCGCCTCGGCCGCCCCTCCCGGTTCAACGACATCCTCGAACAGGAGTGTCGCCGCTGAAACGTTCGTCGGCGGGATGACTGCCGATGAGGAGGCCGCCGGCATGGCGGTCCTGCACGGCTGGCTCGTGCAGGAGATGCCGGCAGGCGTCCTGGAGAACGCGATCCGCGTCAGTCTCAACGCCCAGGAGAAAGGCGAGCTGCAGAAACGCCAGCAGGAAAAGGGCGGGCCGGCCGTCGTCGGCAGGACCAAGCTCATTTCCCAGGTCGTCCGGTTCAGCGCCGTGGACGCGGCCCTCCTTTCCGCGACGCCGCGGCTGGTCGGGCACGGAGTGCTGCGCGCCACAACGGACGGCGGGTTCGTCTGGGCGGCGGCCGTGGAATCCGAAGGGGCCGCGGCGCTGCGCGTGCACCTGGGCGGCCTGAATCTTCCCGACGACGCAGACCTGTTTTTCTTCAACGAGCAGGGCCAGGCGTTCGGTCCCTACTCCGGGAAGGGCCCGAACCGTGACGGCGAGTTCTGGACCGACACGGTCATCGGATCCCGGGGCGTGGTCCTGCTGCGGCACTACGGACCGGACGGCGCCGCCGACCTGAAGAGGGTCTCGTTCGTCATCGCCGACGCCGGTCACATCGGGCAGGCGTTCATCGAAAGTCTGGGCAGGAGCATCTCCCCCGAGTCGTTCTGCAGCTTCAACGTGCCGTGCATCGAGAACGCCTCCTGCCACAACGGCACGCCGGCCGACCCGGTGAAGAACGCCGTGGCGCTCGAGCAGTGGGTGTCGGGGGCGTTCATCTACACCTGCACCGGAAGCCTCTTGAACGACACGGTGACGACCAGCCAGATCCCGTATCTCCTGACGGCGAACCACTGCATCAACCGCGCCCAGGACGCCGGCAATCTGCAGGCCTATTTCCAGTTCACCCTTCCCTGCGGGATGACCAACTGCCCCGCACAGACCAACCCGGGTGGACAGCAGCGTCTGGGCGCCACCATCAAGGCGACCGGGACCGGGGGGGATTTCACCCTGATGCAGCTGAACCAGGTCCCGCCAGGCGGCTCCACCTTCCTGGGATGGAACAACACGGCGATCGCGAACACCAACAACGCGCTGCTCTATCGCATCAGCCATCCAGCCTGGGCGCCGCAGGCCTACTCCGCGGGGCACGTCGATACCTCGGCGCCTACCTGCACCGGCTGGCCGCGCGGCGAGCGGATCTACAGCCGCACCACGGCCGGGGGCACGGAAGGGGGCAGCAGCGGCTCACCGGTCGTCAACGCGGGGAGCGAAGTCGTCGGCCAGCTCTCGGGGGCGTGCGGTACGAACGTCAACGACGACTGCGACCAGGCGAACAACGCCACAGTGGACGGCGCCTTCGCCTTCTACTGGCCGTCGGTCCAGCCGTTCCTCGCCCCGGGCGGCACCTGCACGCCCACCCCGGAGGTTTGCAATGACGGTCTCGACAACGATTGCGATGGGCTGACCGACTGCGCCGATCCGAACTGCTCGACCGATCCGGCCTGCCAGAGCACGTGCGGAGCCAAGGGGACGTCCTGCACGTCGGCCTCCCAGTGCTGCTCCAACAAGTGCAGCGGGCCGGTGGGTCGAAAGACCTGCAAGTAA
- a CDS encoding DUF1330 domain-containing protein yields the protein MAAYIIADVEITDPVRYAEYIKVVPETIARYGGRFVVRGGRAETLEGSWSPRRIVVLEFPTFERAKEWWASDEYRAPKTLRQSASISSLIVVQGI from the coding sequence GTGGCCGCCTACATCATCGCCGACGTCGAGATCACCGACCCCGTGCGCTACGCCGAGTACATCAAGGTCGTGCCCGAGACGATCGCCAGGTACGGCGGGCGGTTCGTCGTGCGCGGCGGCCGGGCCGAGACGCTGGAGGGCTCCTGGAGCCCCAGACGCATCGTCGTGCTCGAGTTCCCGACCTTCGAGCGCGCCAAGGAATGGTGGGCATCGGACGAGTACCGCGCTCCCAAGACGCTGCGCCAGAGCGCCTCGATCTCGAGCCTGATCGTGGTCCAGGGGATCTGA
- a CDS encoding haloacid dehalogenase type II, translated as MLDFESFEILSFDCYGTLIDWETGILSALGAVLARHGHRVPDDTLLEAFAVLETDAEAGPYRPYAVVLRDVVEGLGLRFGFTPDDAERGILGASLPEWPPFADTRDALRALQTRYRLAVISNIDDDLFAGTTRSLGIEFDWVVTAGQVGSYKPSAENFRRALARFGAPAERVLHVAQSLFHDIAPAKSLGFATVWVNRRHGRPGRGATPPATARPDAEVPDLRSLARMAGLA; from the coding sequence GTGCTCGATTTCGAATCCTTCGAGATTCTATCCTTCGACTGCTACGGGACTCTCATCGACTGGGAGACCGGCATCCTCTCGGCGCTCGGCGCGGTCCTGGCGCGCCACGGACACCGCGTGCCGGACGACACCCTGCTCGAGGCCTTCGCCGTCCTGGAAACCGACGCGGAGGCGGGGCCCTATCGTCCCTACGCCGTCGTCCTGCGGGACGTGGTCGAAGGGCTGGGGCTGCGGTTCGGCTTCACTCCGGACGATGCGGAGCGCGGCATTCTGGGCGCGTCGCTTCCGGAGTGGCCGCCGTTCGCGGACACGAGGGACGCGCTTCGCGCGCTGCAGACCAGGTACCGTCTCGCGGTCATTTCCAACATCGACGACGACCTGTTCGCCGGCACGACGCGATCGCTCGGCATCGAGTTCGACTGGGTCGTCACAGCCGGACAGGTCGGCTCGTACAAGCCGTCCGCGGAAAACTTCCGCCGGGCGCTGGCCCGGTTCGGCGCACCCGCGGAACGGGTCCTGCACGTGGCGCAGAGCCTGTTCCACGACATCGCGCCAGCGAAGAGCCTCGGTTTCGCGACCGTGTGGGTCAACCGCCGCCACGGCAGACCGGGCAGGGGCGCCACCCCTCCCGCCACCGCCCGGCCCGATGCCGAGGTCCCGGATCTTCGGAGTCTGGCGCGCATGGCGGGGCTCGCTTAG